One genomic segment of Microvirga ossetica includes these proteins:
- a CDS encoding universal stress protein has translation MLQNIRSILIGITEEGDAEERSSALTYGLALARQANAHVTVQAASLKLTVTHAFISAFAEGLVAAENRRLDGLARAVADSSQRAAAASGLACTAQAPQLAYPDLIRSFSSLARAHDLTVLDAEPIALALDRGLIEAVLTDSGRPLIVVPQGRDTFAGDRIVVAWDGSAKAARALNDALPFLRAATQVELISVTGEKELGHTVPGAEIARHLTRHGVTVNVLALPAMNGDVAETLRNHAHLTRADMIVMGAYVHSRLRETMLGGASSS, from the coding sequence ATGCTCCAGAACATTCGCAGCATCCTGATCGGGATTACGGAAGAAGGCGACGCCGAGGAACGCTCGTCAGCCCTGACTTATGGGCTCGCGCTCGCCCGGCAGGCGAACGCCCATGTGACTGTTCAGGCCGCGTCGCTTAAATTGACCGTAACGCACGCCTTCATCAGCGCTTTTGCCGAAGGGCTGGTGGCCGCCGAGAATCGCCGGCTGGATGGGCTTGCCCGCGCCGTTGCGGACTCGTCCCAGCGCGCCGCGGCGGCATCGGGCCTGGCCTGCACTGCGCAGGCGCCGCAGCTTGCCTATCCGGATCTCATCAGGAGCTTCAGCTCCCTCGCCCGCGCCCATGACCTGACGGTTCTGGACGCCGAACCGATTGCCCTGGCCCTTGATCGGGGACTGATCGAGGCCGTGCTCACCGACAGCGGTCGGCCCCTCATCGTCGTGCCGCAGGGACGGGACACTTTTGCGGGTGACCGGATCGTCGTGGCATGGGATGGCAGCGCCAAGGCGGCGCGGGCCCTCAATGACGCCCTGCCGTTCCTGCGGGCCGCCACTCAGGTCGAGCTGATCAGCGTCACGGGCGAGAAGGAGCTGGGGCACACGGTACCTGGCGCGGAGATCGCGCGGCATCTCACCCGCCATGGCGTCACGGTGAATGTCCTGGCGCTGCCGGCCATGAATGGGGATGTCGCCGAGACCCTGCGCAACCATGCCCACCTGACACGCGCCGACATGATCGTGATGGGCGCTTATGTCCATTCGCGCCTGCGCGAAACGATGCTCGGCGGGGCATCGTCAAGTTAA
- a CDS encoding ABC transporter permease: MTIILDQTIAQKQQNWLTAILGRQTFWVLIAVVLACIFLSFATDSFATAKNLYNITRNVTFIAIIALGMTLVIISGGIDLSVGSVLCLCSMVLAVVMHAGYSIEVGIAASISTALLIGAFNGILIAYLGFPPFVVTLGMLSIARSLAMVASNNTVVFQFGPDHDKLLALGGGAWLLGIANPVLYMIVLALFTGFLLRWTRFGRYVFAIGDNEHAATLTGIPVRKIKVAVYMISSLSAGIAGIIQTGWLGAVTTNIGAGMELQVIAAAVIGGANLAGGVGTASGALIGAALIEVIRNSLGLLGINAFWQGTFIGGAIVLAVLFDRIRNFRQSE; the protein is encoded by the coding sequence ATGACAATCATCCTCGATCAAACAATCGCGCAAAAGCAGCAGAACTGGCTCACAGCGATCCTGGGTCGCCAGACATTCTGGGTTCTGATCGCCGTTGTACTCGCCTGCATTTTCCTGTCCTTTGCAACCGATTCTTTCGCAACCGCCAAGAATTTGTACAACATAACTCGCAACGTCACTTTCATTGCGATTATTGCACTTGGTATGACGCTAGTCATCATCTCCGGTGGCATCGACTTGTCAGTCGGATCCGTGCTTTGCCTTTGCAGCATGGTGCTTGCAGTTGTCATGCATGCTGGCTACAGCATCGAGGTCGGCATCGCTGCCTCGATCAGTACTGCCCTTCTGATCGGGGCTTTCAACGGAATCCTGATCGCCTATTTGGGCTTTCCACCATTCGTGGTCACGCTCGGCATGTTATCGATTGCACGCAGCCTTGCGATGGTCGCATCCAACAACACGGTGGTCTTCCAGTTCGGGCCCGATCACGATAAGCTCCTGGCGCTCGGCGGCGGAGCTTGGCTCCTCGGTATCGCGAATCCAGTGCTTTATATGATCGTGCTGGCGCTCTTCACCGGCTTTTTACTGCGCTGGACCCGATTCGGTCGCTATGTCTTTGCTATCGGCGATAATGAGCATGCCGCGACGCTCACGGGTATCCCTGTGCGAAAGATCAAGGTCGCCGTTTATATGATATCTTCCTTGTCAGCGGGGATCGCCGGCATCATCCAAACCGGATGGCTTGGAGCGGTCACCACCAACATCGGCGCTGGAATGGAACTGCAAGTGATCGCCGCCGCCGTCATTGGCGGCGCCAATCTCGCTGGTGGTGTCGGTACCGCCTCCGGCGCGCTTATCGGCGCCGCTCTGATCGAAGTAATCCGCAACAGTCTCGGACTGCTCGGCATCAACGCCTTTTGGCAGGGCACCTTCATCGGCGGCGCCATTGTACTCGCCGTCCTATTCGACAGGATTCGCAACTTCCGACAGAGCGAATAG
- a CDS encoding IS5 family transposase (programmed frameshift) yields the protein MLTEAQWAMLEPLVEQCRPKGKTPPQDLRRTFEAILWRHENGAKWRAVPAELGPWWRAAQTFIRWARLGVWERLLNLVQKCGIQLGMTFLDGTSVRAHQKAAGARRKGGSQAQRDHREALGRSRGGYGTKACVIADGLGRAIAFRIAPGQAHELPDAIPLLHSLPSVPSWVVADRGYSSHSSREHIWSIGAKPAIPAKSNEAPVACPDWIYNNRNVVERLWARLKEWRAVATRYEKTARSFMGVLCLAAAIDWLKR from the exons ATGCTAACGGAAGCACAATGGGCCATGCTGGAGCCACTGGTGGAGCAATGCCGTCCCAAGGGCAAGACACCGCCACAGGATCTGCGTCGGACGTTCGAGGCCATTCTCTGGCGCCATGAGAACGGCGCCAAGTGGCGCGCCGTGCCGGCTGAATTGGGGCCGTGGTGGCGCGCCGCTCAGACCTTCATCCGCTGGGCCCGTCTGGGTGTCTGGGAGCGCCTGCTCAACCTGGTACAGAAGTGCGGCATCCAGCTCGGGATGACCTTCCTCGACGGCACCAGCGTGCGCGCGCATCAGAAGGCCGCCGGGGCTCGTCGAAAAG GGGGCTCTCAAGCTCAACGAGACCATCGTGAAGCGCTTGGTCGGTCTCGTGGCGGCTATGGCACCAAGGCTTGCGTGATCGCCGACGGGCTCGGACGCGCCATCGCGTTTCGCATTGCACCCGGTCAGGCGCACGAGCTGCCTGACGCCATTCCGCTGCTTCACAGTTTGCCGAGTGTGCCCAGCTGGGTGGTGGCCGATCGCGGTTATTCAAGCCACAGCTCCCGCGAGCACATCTGGAGCATCGGTGCGAAGCCGGCGATCCCGGCTAAGTCCAATGAGGCGCCGGTGGCCTGTCCGGACTGGATCTATAACAACCGCAATGTCGTCGAGCGGCTCTGGGCCAGGCTCAAAGAGTGGCGAGCCGTTGCAACCCGCTACGAGAAGACCGCACGATCCTTCATGGGCGTGCTCTGCCTCGCCGCAGCAATCGACTGGCTCAAGCGCTAA
- a CDS encoding recombinase family protein encodes MTKSDLIPTVLLRRKAVVYVRQSTQSQVMTNLESQRRQYDLVDLARQHGFADIEVIDDDLGRSASGTVARPGFDRLVAWLCAGKVGAVLCLDASRLARNGRDWHHLLELCGLVEARVIDHDGVYNPCQPNDRLVLGMKGSISEFELGVLRTRMLEAAKSKARRGELRLSVPFGYIWHREAGLGLDPDLRLQEVIRLIFARFRELGSARQVLLSMTADQIHFPRPSDEGRMTSFTWLPIRYRNVIGVLKNPFYAGVYVYGKSEKRTSIVDGRARRSYGHGKPVGTWEVFIKDHHEGYVSWEEYERNQKQLALNNYGRADGVKSGRGGKALLSGVMTCGRCGRRLSVAYTGNPQSRPVYRCDKPNLMMGLPRCMTFGGPRVDAAVARELLRAVEPLAIEAAFEAERMHRERQDDQRQILDLELKQARYEAGLAERRYAACDPDNRLIAAQLERNWEIALRRVQDLEARQPAGTPSTIEVDQGAFANMAENLSAAWNTPDVTMRARQQLLRTLIADIIVDVDDTVRDVVLTIHWRGGQHSELRVRKPRTGEHGCATAEDALAVMRSMAGRWSDEHIAASLNRMGLPTGQGKTWTAHRVSSVRRVRGIHAYRSAEKDGEWLTMTEAAMALGVTNHAIRRLIKTGVLPAVQVVPGAPYQIRADDLASEPIKTAMARKGRPCRAADAGTLPMFTDT; translated from the coding sequence ATGACGAAGTCTGATCTGATCCCGACGGTGCTGCTGAGGCGCAAGGCCGTCGTCTATGTGCGCCAGTCGACGCAATCCCAGGTCATGACCAATCTGGAGAGCCAGCGGCGCCAATATGATCTCGTCGATCTTGCACGCCAGCACGGCTTCGCCGACATTGAGGTCATCGACGATGATCTGGGCCGATCGGCGAGCGGGACGGTGGCGCGCCCGGGCTTCGATCGCCTGGTTGCATGGTTGTGCGCGGGCAAGGTCGGCGCTGTGTTGTGCCTGGATGCATCGCGGCTCGCGCGCAATGGCCGTGACTGGCATCATCTGCTGGAGTTGTGCGGACTTGTCGAAGCCCGCGTCATCGACCATGACGGCGTGTACAACCCCTGCCAGCCCAACGATCGCCTGGTTTTGGGTATGAAAGGCAGCATCAGCGAGTTTGAGCTCGGCGTGCTCAGGACACGGATGCTCGAGGCCGCCAAGTCGAAAGCGCGTCGGGGCGAGCTGCGCTTGTCAGTACCGTTCGGTTACATCTGGCACCGCGAAGCAGGTCTGGGGCTCGACCCTGATCTGCGCTTGCAGGAGGTGATCCGGCTCATCTTCGCCCGCTTCCGCGAACTCGGCAGCGCGCGACAGGTGTTATTGTCGATGACGGCTGATCAGATCCACTTCCCACGGCCTTCGGATGAGGGCCGCATGACCAGCTTTACCTGGTTGCCGATCCGCTATCGCAACGTGATCGGCGTGCTCAAGAACCCCTTTTACGCGGGCGTGTACGTTTACGGGAAAAGCGAAAAGCGGACCTCTATTGTCGATGGGAGGGCCCGCCGGAGCTACGGCCACGGCAAGCCGGTCGGGACCTGGGAAGTGTTCATCAAGGATCATCACGAAGGGTACGTCAGCTGGGAGGAATACGAGCGAAACCAGAAGCAGTTGGCGCTCAACAACTATGGTCGCGCCGACGGGGTAAAATCCGGCCGTGGCGGCAAGGCACTGCTGTCAGGCGTTATGACGTGTGGACGGTGCGGGCGGCGACTGAGCGTGGCCTATACCGGTAATCCGCAAAGTCGACCTGTCTATCGCTGCGACAAGCCCAACCTGATGATGGGCTTGCCCCGGTGCATGACCTTCGGTGGCCCCAGGGTGGACGCGGCTGTTGCGCGTGAACTGTTGCGCGCGGTAGAACCCTTGGCGATTGAGGCCGCGTTCGAGGCGGAGCGAATGCACCGGGAACGACAAGATGATCAACGCCAGATCCTCGATCTGGAGCTTAAGCAGGCCCGCTACGAGGCCGGTCTTGCTGAGCGCCGCTATGCTGCCTGTGATCCCGACAATCGTTTGATCGCTGCGCAGTTGGAGAGAAACTGGGAAATTGCCTTACGCCGCGTGCAAGATCTGGAGGCGCGCCAGCCCGCCGGAACCCCATCGACCATTGAGGTTGATCAAGGCGCTTTCGCCAACATGGCGGAAAACCTGTCAGCGGCCTGGAACACTCCTGATGTGACGATGCGTGCCCGTCAGCAACTGCTCCGGACGTTGATCGCAGACATCATTGTCGATGTCGACGATACGGTTCGTGATGTCGTGCTCACGATCCATTGGCGGGGCGGCCAGCACTCAGAACTGCGTGTTCGCAAGCCGCGAACCGGCGAACACGGCTGCGCGACAGCGGAAGATGCGCTGGCAGTCATGCGCAGCATGGCCGGCCGCTGGTCTGACGAGCATATTGCCGCGTCGCTCAATCGGATGGGCTTGCCTACCGGCCAAGGTAAAACCTGGACGGCGCACCGCGTCTCTTCCGTTCGGCGCGTTCGCGGAATCCACGCCTATCGATCCGCGGAGAAAGACGGCGAATGGCTGACCATGACCGAGGCGGCAATGGCGTTAGGCGTTACAAACCACGCGATACGTCGCCTCATCAAAACGGGCGTGCTTCCGGCTGTTCAGGTTGTCCCCGGTGCACCGTATCAAATCCGAGCCGACGATCTGGCGTCAGAGCCGATCAAAACTGCGATGGCCCGGAAGGGCCGCCCGTGTCGCGCTGCTGATGCGGGTACGCTTCCAATGTTTACAGACACTTGA
- a CDS encoding IS6 family transposase: protein MNLTRHPRYARHRFPAEVISHVVWLYFRFPLSLRMVEEMLAARGILVSHETVRQWAMKFGQDFANQIRRRHPAPGDKWHLDEVVISIAGKKHWLWRAVDQHGVVLDILVQSRRNAEAAKRLLRKLLKRQGRSPRVMITDKLASYAAAKKAVMPGVEHRQRKGLNNRAENSHQPTRRRERIMKRFKSAGQAQRFLSVHDQVGNLFRRPSNTNAADHRAFRAQAFMTWSDVTGVAPTF from the coding sequence ATGAACCTGACCCGTCATCCTCGCTATGCCCGCCACCGGTTCCCTGCTGAGGTCATCAGCCACGTTGTGTGGCTGTATTTCCGGTTCCCCTTGAGCCTGCGCATGGTTGAAGAGATGCTCGCTGCCCGAGGTATCCTGGTCAGCCACGAGACGGTACGGCAGTGGGCGATGAAGTTCGGCCAGGATTTTGCCAACCAGATCCGCAGGCGTCATCCGGCTCCTGGCGACAAATGGCATCTCGATGAGGTTGTGATCAGCATCGCTGGTAAAAAGCATTGGCTCTGGCGTGCCGTGGACCAGCATGGAGTCGTACTCGACATCCTGGTTCAGAGTCGGCGCAACGCGGAGGCGGCCAAGCGCTTGCTGCGCAAACTGCTGAAGCGTCAGGGCCGGTCACCGCGCGTGATGATCACGGACAAGCTGGCCAGCTATGCCGCCGCGAAGAAGGCTGTCATGCCGGGTGTGGAGCACCGCCAGCGTAAAGGCTTGAACAATCGAGCCGAAAATAGTCACCAACCGACCCGTCGGCGCGAGCGCATCATGAAGCGCTTCAAGTCAGCTGGGCAGGCCCAACGCTTTCTCTCGGTTCATGACCAGGTTGGGAACCTCTTTCGCCGTCCGTCAAACACCAATGCAGCTGACCATCGCGCATTCCGGGCGCAAGCCTTTATGACTTGGAGTGATGTGACCGGCGTTGCGCCGACCTTCTGA
- a CDS encoding terminase small subunit, whose translation MDLNATQAAIRAGYSAKTAEQQAYQLLQKTSVSEAIAAAQAARSERTELMQDWVLDRLCEVTERCMQHEALLDHEGNPTGEYKFNASGANKSIELIGKHLGMFKDNLKVKLEVSHEDTLSELE comes from the coding sequence GTGGACCTGAACGCCACGCAGGCGGCAATTCGTGCGGGGTACAGCGCTAAGACGGCCGAGCAGCAGGCGTACCAGCTCCTTCAGAAAACTTCAGTCTCCGAGGCGATCGCAGCAGCCCAGGCAGCACGCTCTGAGCGAACTGAGCTGATGCAGGATTGGGTGCTCGACCGTCTCTGCGAGGTCACGGAACGGTGCATGCAGCACGAGGCGCTTCTCGACCATGAGGGCAATCCAACGGGCGAATACAAATTCAACGCCTCAGGTGCCAACAAATCGATCGAGCTGATCGGCAAGCACCTCGGCATGTTCAAGGACAATCTCAAGGTAAAGCTCGAGGTCAGCCACGAAGATACACTCTCAGAGCTTGAATGA
- a CDS encoding transposase encodes MRASVIEDLSEVAPDRVLTEAVEPSAHLKSDEWKASVFLGSMFAGHDTVHHKDREYVRVPVHINSAEGFNDRIRRTVSGVFHHFSPYMKDLCFNEIGFRWS; translated from the coding sequence GTGCGGGCATCAGTGATCGAGGATCTGTCCGAAGTCGCGCCTGATCGGGTTCTCACAGAGGCTGTGGAGCCCAGCGCACATCTGAAGAGCGATGAATGGAAGGCGTCCGTGTTCCTGGGCAGTATGTTTGCAGGCCACGACACCGTCCACCATAAGGATCGCGAATATGTCCGTGTTCCGGTTCACATCAACTCGGCGGAAGGCTTCAATGATCGGATCCGCCGCACCGTTTCAGGTGTGTTCCACCACTTCAGTCCATATATGAAGGATCTGTGCTTCAACGAGATCGGCTTTCGCTGGTCGTAA